One Diospyros lotus cultivar Yz01 chromosome 1, ASM1463336v1, whole genome shotgun sequence genomic window carries:
- the LOC127790175 gene encoding uncharacterized protein LOC127790175 produces MRHKALDSRRAIESCAFQLHSWRPFQLPNAPKALDSEPSKPYYSASTAATAASAYGVHSKRPCLSDRTTSFPIDALDMTKLTLFDDDRSISSHKRDSLHWIARKRRRRGSRSVSGRSSDRSGNRRRCCSVGASAAYATCSDFPMAVGTDSSGELFLNGDANWASDVSEAAKNLRREKDGGCGERESLICGIPQIGNFDSQGNESGYGSEPGYRGDAEFGYGDEVDEEEDDQRLLFWGDRLGGTGSKMEMVGENTLQKAHHRCRRKKHDVRMIDPLP; encoded by the exons ATGCGACACAAAGCACTGGATTCGCGGCGCGCGATAGAGTCGTGCGCGTTCCAGCTCCACAGTTGGAGACCCTTTCAGCTCCCAAACGCGCCCAAGGCCCTAGATTCTGAACCCTCAAAACCCTACTATTCTGCCTCCACCGCCGCCACTGCTGCTTCCGCCTATGGCGTCCACTCCAAGAGGCCGTGCCTCTCCGATCGGACGACGTCGTTCCCCATCGACGCCCTCGACATGACGAAGCTGACCTTGTTCGACGACGATCGCTCGATCTCGTCCCACAAGCGCGACAGTCTCCACTGGATCGCCCGCAAGAGGCGCCGCCGGGGCTCGCGATCCGTGTCCGGCCGAAGCAGCGACCGGAGTGGGAACCGGCGGCGGTGCTGCTCCGTGGGGGCTTCGGCTGCTTACGCCACGTGTTCGGATTTCCCGATGGCGGTGGGCACGGATTCGAGCGGGGAGTTGTTCTTGAATGGGGACGCCAATTGGGCTTCCGATGTGAGCGAGGCGGCCAAGAAtttgaggagagagaaagatggcGGATGTGGGGAAAGAGAGAGTTTGATTTGTGGGATTCCGCAAATTGGGAATTTTGATAGTCAGGGGAATGAATCGGGATATGGAAGTGAACCGGGATATAGGGGAGATGCCGAATTTGGTTATGGTGATGAAGTGGATGAAGAGGAGGACGATCAAAGACTTCTGTTCTGGGGAGACAGATTGGGAG GCACAGGTTCTAAGATGGAGATGGTTGGCGAGAACACATTACAAAAGGCCCATCACAGATGTCGGCGTAAGAAACATGATGTGAGGATGATTGATCCCCTTCCGTGA
- the LOC127786564 gene encoding DExH-box ATP-dependent RNA helicase DExH8 isoform X1 has product MASSSSLGSSSNSSHLCEFASSSETNFCNLPVVALREKIVEKIKENRVTLIVGETGCGKSSQVPQFLLEENMEPILCTQPRRFAVVAVARMVAKARDCEVGDEVGYHIGHSRVVSQRSKIIFKTAGVLLDEIRDKGINALKYKAIILDEVHERSVESDLVLVCVKQFLLKNNDLRLVLMSATADITKYRDYFRDLGKDERVEILAIPSSDQHTIYQRKVSYLEQVTELLGSNRDLMSFRYCSGLNPFISSAVIMPEMHKLIHDLVVYIHKNEPDIEKSILVFLPTYHFLEQQWILLKPFSSSFKVHILHRSVDTEQALMAMKICKNRRKVILATNIAESSVTIPKVAFVIDSCRSLQVFWDSNKKSESAKLVWVSKSQAEQRRGRTGRTCDGQIYRLVTRSFFSQLEDYERPAILRLSLRQQALHLCCAESRAINDPKVLLQKALDPPCPEVLEEALSLLVHINALERRSPRARYEPTFYGCLLASFSLSFDASVLVLKFGKAGMLREGILLGVLMDIQPQPILHPFGQEILFKEYTDSYYSGDDALTGKEVVFMANFCAFQFWQQSYKDKFRLEGLKQLLHFDDIKAPELLLHNTEEQWCSFHNLLQPSLQHVAEIYEDILNSVHRFRPDFLATSDGLPLFYEPFVPQHACLLTCQQNGDIDSLTADNEHLELLGEMRKCISAPFVPSNIYQLNVVAENLATIMKEIRIEYIKGIAGNGHEHDDSDGPHIPLEAPLCKFFVKGRCNRGNECMFSHLVHQRGPACKFFFSLQGCRNGDSCSFSHQLQQSTSISDQPSLCLPEEGADPNALLSLFPATPDGCVLVLDDNDFQFSLSLSRLYDPSKIITTSSLPDGSVFHPPLTGVRILWGLSHPNQTIIPKAGRNNPIPWNVVGCVMWFPTFGGVSEYNEEHINLLKTFFSYLAVRIWAIDAKHYMQVIVTMNNIRFAQLQVEKLARESFFYLRESFPLADSNFGGVADTMTAKKPTVLSRPVCYVFDLNLPSDVFVGEDATKLSKHMRRYRRNRPPGDDLSSK; this is encoded by the exons ATGGCGTCGTCGTCTTCTCTCGGTTCGTCCAGTAACTCGTCGCATCTGTGTGAATTTGCTTCGTCCTCGGAGACGAACTTCTGCAACCTTCCTGTTGTGGCGCTGAGAGAGAAGATTGTCGAGAAGATAAAAGAGAATCGCGTCACTCTGATCGTCGGTGAAACTGGCTGTG GGAAGAGTTCGCAAGTACCTCAGTTTCTCTTAGAAGAAAATATGGAGCCCATATTATGTACTCAACCCAGAAGATTTGCTGTTGTGGCTGTTGCTAGAATGGTGGCAAAGGCTCGTGACTGTGAAGTTGGGGATGAGGTTGGTTACCATATTGGTCATTCAAGGGTTGTATCGCAAAG GTCCAAAATCATCTTTAAAACTGCTGGAGTTTTGCTGGATGAAATCCGGGATAAAGGGATAAATGCCCTTAAGTACAAGGCCATCATTCTCGATGAAGTGCATGAAAGATCTGTGGAGTCTGATCTTGTTCTCGTTTGTGTGAAGCAGTTTTTGCTGAAAAACAATGACTTGAG GTTGGTATTGATGTCTGCTACTGCTGACATCACAAAATACAGAGATTACTTCAGGGACCTTGGCAAGGATGAGAGAGTAGAGATTCTTGCAATTCCAAGCTCTGATCAGCACACCATATATCAGCGAAAAGTGTCTTACCTTGAACAG GTAACTGAATTGCTTGGATCAAACAGAGACTTGATGTCTTTCAGATACTGTTCTGGTCTAAACCCTTTCATTTCCAGTGCTGTTATCATGCCTGAGATGCACAAACTTATACATGACTTGGTGGTGTACATTCATAAAAATGAGCCAGATATTGAAAAAAGCATTTTGGTTTTCCTTCCAACATACCATTTCCTTGAGCAGCAGTGGATCCTTTTAAAGCCTTTTAGTTCTTCTTTCAAAGTTCACATTTTACATCGCAGTGTTGACACTGAACAAGCTCTTATGGCCATGAAAATCTGCAAAAACCGTCGCAAg GTAATATTGGCTACTAATATTGCAGAATCTTCAGTTACAATTCCCAAAGTAGCTTTCGTCATTGATTCATGTCGTTCTCTACAAGTATTTTGGGATAGCAACAAGAAATCAGAATCTGCAAAGCTTGTCTGGGTGTCTAAATCTCAG GCTGAGCAGCGCAGAGGAAGAACAGGCCGAACTTGTGATGGTCAGATTTATCGATTGGTCACAAGATCATTCTTCAGTCAGCTAGAGGATTATGAGCGTCCAGCAATACTGAGGTTGTCACTGAGACAACAAGCACTTCATCTTTGCTGTGCTGAATCTAGAGCCATTAATGATCCAAAGG TCTTGTTGCAGAAGGCTCTTGATCCTCCTTGTCCAGAAGTACTTGAAGAGGCATTGAGTTTGCTTGTTCATATCAATGCATTGGAGAGAAGATCTCCTAGGGCCCGGTATGAGCCCACATTCTATGGATGCTTGCTTGCTAGTTTCTCCTTATCATTTGATGCTTCTGTGCTTGTACTCAAGTTTGGAAAAGCAGGAATGCTACGCGAAGGCATTCTACTTGGTGTATTGATGGATATCCAACCACAGCCTATACTTCACCCTTTCGGGCAGGAAATTTTG TTCAAAGAGTACACTGACAGCTACTATTCTGGAGACGATGCCCTGACTGGAAAGGAAGTGGTATTTATGGCAAACTTTTGTGCATTTCAGTTTTGGCAACAGAGTTACAAG GATAAGTTCCGTCTTGAAGGGTTGAAACAACTTCTACATTTTGATGATATAAAAGCTCCAGAATTATTGCTCCACAATACTGAAGAACAATGGTGCTCTTTCCATAATCTTCTTCAGCCATCACTACAACATGTTGCTGAAATAT ATGAAGATATATTAAATTCAGTTCATCGATTTCGACCTGATTTTCTGGCGACATCTGATGGCCTACCATTGTTTTATGAACCTTTTGTTCCTCAACATGCGTGTCTTCTCACTTGTCAGCAAAATGGAGATATAGATTCACTCACCGCAGATAATGAGCACCTTGAGCTTCTTGGTGAAATGAGGAAATGTATTTCTGCACCATTTGTTCCTTCCAATATCTATCAGTTGAATGTGGTGGCTGAAAACTTGGCAACTATAATGAAAGAG ATAAGAATTGAATATATTAAGGGCATAGCTGGCAATGGGCATGAACATGACGATAGCGACGGTCCTCATATACCTCTTGAAGCTCCTCTATGTAAATTTTTTGTCAAAGGGAGGTGCAACAGGGGCAATGAGTGCATGTTTTCTCATTTAGTTCACCAAAGAGGGCCTGCCTGCAAGTTCTTCTTTTCATTGCAG GGTTGCAGAAATGGAGATTCATGTTCCTTTTCTCATCAGTTGCAGCAATCAACTTCCATATCTGATCAACCAAGCTTGTGCTTGCCAGAAGAAGGTGCTGATCCTAATGCACTACTGAGTTTGTTTCCAGCAACTCCAGATGGATGCGTTCTTGTACTGGATGACAATGATTTTCAGTTCTCCTTGAGTCTCTCTCGTCTCTACGATCCATCAAAAATAATAACCACATCGTCTCTGCCAGATGGTTCTGTTTTCCACCCACCTCTAACTGGTGTTAGAATTCTTTGGGGGCTTTCTCACCCTAACCAAACAATCATCCCCAAAGCAGGGAGAAACAACCCAATCCCATGGAATGTGGTTGGGTGTGTCATGTGGTTTCCTACGTTTGGTGGCGTCTCTGAATATAATGAAGAGCACATAAATCTTCTCAAAACCTTCTTCTCCTATCTAGCTGTTCGTATATGGGCGATTGACGCCAAACATTATATGCAAGTAATCGTCACCATGAACAATATCCGATTTGCGCAATTACAG GTGGAAAAGCTGGCCAGGGAGAGCTTCTTCTACCTTAGAGAGTCATTTCCACTCGCTGACTCAAACTTTGGTGGGGTGGCGGACACAATGACTGCAAAAAAACCAACGGTGCTGTCGAGGCCTGTATGTTATGTTTTTGACCTCAATCTTCCATCTGATGTTTTTGTTGGCGAGGATGCAACTAAGCTGTCCAAGCATATGCGGAGGTACCGGCGGAACAGACCACCAGGCGATGACCTTTCctctaaataa
- the LOC127786564 gene encoding DExH-box ATP-dependent RNA helicase DExH8 isoform X2, with the protein MSATADITKYRDYFRDLGKDERVEILAIPSSDQHTIYQRKVSYLEQVTELLGSNRDLMSFRYCSGLNPFISSAVIMPEMHKLIHDLVVYIHKNEPDIEKSILVFLPTYHFLEQQWILLKPFSSSFKVHILHRSVDTEQALMAMKICKNRRKVILATNIAESSVTIPKVAFVIDSCRSLQVFWDSNKKSESAKLVWVSKSQAEQRRGRTGRTCDGQIYRLVTRSFFSQLEDYERPAILRLSLRQQALHLCCAESRAINDPKVLLQKALDPPCPEVLEEALSLLVHINALERRSPRARYEPTFYGCLLASFSLSFDASVLVLKFGKAGMLREGILLGVLMDIQPQPILHPFGQEILFKEYTDSYYSGDDALTGKEVVFMANFCAFQFWQQSYKDKFRLEGLKQLLHFDDIKAPELLLHNTEEQWCSFHNLLQPSLQHVAEIYEDILNSVHRFRPDFLATSDGLPLFYEPFVPQHACLLTCQQNGDIDSLTADNEHLELLGEMRKCISAPFVPSNIYQLNVVAENLATIMKEIRIEYIKGIAGNGHEHDDSDGPHIPLEAPLCKFFVKGRCNRGNECMFSHLVHQRGPACKFFFSLQGCRNGDSCSFSHQLQQSTSISDQPSLCLPEEGADPNALLSLFPATPDGCVLVLDDNDFQFSLSLSRLYDPSKIITTSSLPDGSVFHPPLTGVRILWGLSHPNQTIIPKAGRNNPIPWNVVGCVMWFPTFGGVSEYNEEHINLLKTFFSYLAVRIWAIDAKHYMQVIVTMNNIRFAQLQVEKLARESFFYLRESFPLADSNFGGVADTMTAKKPTVLSRPVCYVFDLNLPSDVFVGEDATKLSKHMRRYRRNRPPGDDLSSK; encoded by the exons ATGTCTGCTACTGCTGACATCACAAAATACAGAGATTACTTCAGGGACCTTGGCAAGGATGAGAGAGTAGAGATTCTTGCAATTCCAAGCTCTGATCAGCACACCATATATCAGCGAAAAGTGTCTTACCTTGAACAG GTAACTGAATTGCTTGGATCAAACAGAGACTTGATGTCTTTCAGATACTGTTCTGGTCTAAACCCTTTCATTTCCAGTGCTGTTATCATGCCTGAGATGCACAAACTTATACATGACTTGGTGGTGTACATTCATAAAAATGAGCCAGATATTGAAAAAAGCATTTTGGTTTTCCTTCCAACATACCATTTCCTTGAGCAGCAGTGGATCCTTTTAAAGCCTTTTAGTTCTTCTTTCAAAGTTCACATTTTACATCGCAGTGTTGACACTGAACAAGCTCTTATGGCCATGAAAATCTGCAAAAACCGTCGCAAg GTAATATTGGCTACTAATATTGCAGAATCTTCAGTTACAATTCCCAAAGTAGCTTTCGTCATTGATTCATGTCGTTCTCTACAAGTATTTTGGGATAGCAACAAGAAATCAGAATCTGCAAAGCTTGTCTGGGTGTCTAAATCTCAG GCTGAGCAGCGCAGAGGAAGAACAGGCCGAACTTGTGATGGTCAGATTTATCGATTGGTCACAAGATCATTCTTCAGTCAGCTAGAGGATTATGAGCGTCCAGCAATACTGAGGTTGTCACTGAGACAACAAGCACTTCATCTTTGCTGTGCTGAATCTAGAGCCATTAATGATCCAAAGG TCTTGTTGCAGAAGGCTCTTGATCCTCCTTGTCCAGAAGTACTTGAAGAGGCATTGAGTTTGCTTGTTCATATCAATGCATTGGAGAGAAGATCTCCTAGGGCCCGGTATGAGCCCACATTCTATGGATGCTTGCTTGCTAGTTTCTCCTTATCATTTGATGCTTCTGTGCTTGTACTCAAGTTTGGAAAAGCAGGAATGCTACGCGAAGGCATTCTACTTGGTGTATTGATGGATATCCAACCACAGCCTATACTTCACCCTTTCGGGCAGGAAATTTTG TTCAAAGAGTACACTGACAGCTACTATTCTGGAGACGATGCCCTGACTGGAAAGGAAGTGGTATTTATGGCAAACTTTTGTGCATTTCAGTTTTGGCAACAGAGTTACAAG GATAAGTTCCGTCTTGAAGGGTTGAAACAACTTCTACATTTTGATGATATAAAAGCTCCAGAATTATTGCTCCACAATACTGAAGAACAATGGTGCTCTTTCCATAATCTTCTTCAGCCATCACTACAACATGTTGCTGAAATAT ATGAAGATATATTAAATTCAGTTCATCGATTTCGACCTGATTTTCTGGCGACATCTGATGGCCTACCATTGTTTTATGAACCTTTTGTTCCTCAACATGCGTGTCTTCTCACTTGTCAGCAAAATGGAGATATAGATTCACTCACCGCAGATAATGAGCACCTTGAGCTTCTTGGTGAAATGAGGAAATGTATTTCTGCACCATTTGTTCCTTCCAATATCTATCAGTTGAATGTGGTGGCTGAAAACTTGGCAACTATAATGAAAGAG ATAAGAATTGAATATATTAAGGGCATAGCTGGCAATGGGCATGAACATGACGATAGCGACGGTCCTCATATACCTCTTGAAGCTCCTCTATGTAAATTTTTTGTCAAAGGGAGGTGCAACAGGGGCAATGAGTGCATGTTTTCTCATTTAGTTCACCAAAGAGGGCCTGCCTGCAAGTTCTTCTTTTCATTGCAG GGTTGCAGAAATGGAGATTCATGTTCCTTTTCTCATCAGTTGCAGCAATCAACTTCCATATCTGATCAACCAAGCTTGTGCTTGCCAGAAGAAGGTGCTGATCCTAATGCACTACTGAGTTTGTTTCCAGCAACTCCAGATGGATGCGTTCTTGTACTGGATGACAATGATTTTCAGTTCTCCTTGAGTCTCTCTCGTCTCTACGATCCATCAAAAATAATAACCACATCGTCTCTGCCAGATGGTTCTGTTTTCCACCCACCTCTAACTGGTGTTAGAATTCTTTGGGGGCTTTCTCACCCTAACCAAACAATCATCCCCAAAGCAGGGAGAAACAACCCAATCCCATGGAATGTGGTTGGGTGTGTCATGTGGTTTCCTACGTTTGGTGGCGTCTCTGAATATAATGAAGAGCACATAAATCTTCTCAAAACCTTCTTCTCCTATCTAGCTGTTCGTATATGGGCGATTGACGCCAAACATTATATGCAAGTAATCGTCACCATGAACAATATCCGATTTGCGCAATTACAG GTGGAAAAGCTGGCCAGGGAGAGCTTCTTCTACCTTAGAGAGTCATTTCCACTCGCTGACTCAAACTTTGGTGGGGTGGCGGACACAATGACTGCAAAAAAACCAACGGTGCTGTCGAGGCCTGTATGTTATGTTTTTGACCTCAATCTTCCATCTGATGTTTTTGTTGGCGAGGATGCAACTAAGCTGTCCAAGCATATGCGGAGGTACCGGCGGAACAGACCACCAGGCGATGACCTTTCctctaaataa
- the LOC127795491 gene encoding NADH dehydrogenase [ubiquinone] iron-sulfur protein 5-B, with protein MASGWGITGNKGRCYDFWMDFSECMSRCREPKDCALLREDYLECLHHSKEFQRRNRIYKEEQRQLRAAARKAKEGGDVPEHHH; from the exons atggCATCTGGATGGGGAATAACGGGAAACAAAGGCAGGTGCTACGATTTCTGGATGGATTTCAGCGAGTGCATGTCTCGGTGCAGGGAGCCCAAGGATTGCGCTCTTCTCAGAGAAGACTATCTCGAGTGCCTCCACCACTCCAAAGAG TTCCAACGTAGGAACCGAATTTACAAGGAGGAGCAGCGTCAACTGAGAGCCGCTGCTCGGAAGGCCAAGGAAGGTGGAGATGTCCCGGAACATCACCATTGA
- the LOC127795461 gene encoding serine/arginine-rich-splicing factor SR34-like isoform X2, with amino-acid sequence MSRSSRTLYVGNLPGDVREREVEDLFYKYGPIAHIDLKIPPRPPGYAFVEFEEARDAEDAIRGRDGYDFDGHRLRVELAHGGRGHSSSIDRYSSHSGGRGSRGGVSRRSEYRVLVTGLPSSASWQDLKDHMRRAGDVCFSQVFRDGSGTTGIVDYTNYDDMKYAIRKLDDSEFRNAFTRSIVRVREYKSSRSRSRSYSRSRSRSRSNSRGRSYSRSVSRSRSKSPKAKTSRRSPARSRSRSASRSRSGSKPRSLSRSPSRSRSPVPSRQKRKSKSPKKQSPSRSRSPPSPAKSRSRSRSKSVSR; translated from the exons ATGAGTCGCTCAAGCAGAACGCTATATGTTGGCAATCTTCCTGGTGACGTTCGTGAACGGGAAGTTGAAGATCTCTTCTACAAA TATGGACCAATAGCTCATATAGATTTGAAAATCCCGCCAAGACCTCCTGGCTATGCATTTGTTGAG TTTGAAGAGGCTCGTGATGCTGAAGATGCCATTCGAGGACGTGATGGCTATGATTTTGATGGGCACCGCCTGCGG GTAGAGCTTGCACATGGTGGGCGTGGGCATTCATCATCAATAGATCGGTACAGTAGCCATAGTGGTGGTCGAGGTAGTCGAGGAGGAGTGTCAAGGCGTTCTGAGTATCGTG TGTTGGTCACTGGACTACCTAGTTCTGCATCATGGCAGGACCTTAAG GATCACATGCGTCGAGCTGGGGATGTCTGTTTCTCCCAGGTTTTCCGTGATGGAAGTG GTACTACTGGAATTGTCGACTACACAAACTATGATGACATGAAATATGCA ATTAGGAAACTTGATGACTCTGAATTTCGGAATGCCTTCACTCGTTCAATTGTTCGG GTAAGAGAATATAAGTCAAGCCGGAGTCGGAGCAGGAGCTATTCTAGGAGCCGTAGCCGCAGTCGTTCTAACTCAAGAGGCAGGAGCTACAGTCGCAGCGTGTCTCGAAGCAGGAG TAAGTCCCCAAAAGCCAAGACTTCACGCCGCTCACCTGCTCGATCCCGTTCAAGATCTGCTTCTCGTTCGCGTTCAGGATCAAAGCCACGTTCTTTGTCAAG ATCTCCTTCAAGATCCAGATCTCCTGTACCATCT CGTCAGAAGCGCAAGAGTAAAAGCCCAAAAAAGCAGAGTCCTAGCCGGAGCCGTAGCCCTCCGAGTCCAGCCAAGAGCAGGAGCAGGAGCAGGAGTAAGAGTGTATCCAG
- the LOC127795461 gene encoding serine/arginine-rich-splicing factor SR34-like isoform X1 — protein MSRSSRTLYVGNLPGDVREREVEDLFYKYGPIAHIDLKIPPRPPGYAFVEFEEARDAEDAIRGRDGYDFDGHRLRVELAHGGRGHSSSIDRYSSHSGGRGSRGGVSRRSEYRVLVTGLPSSASWQDLKDHMRRAGDVCFSQVFRDGSGTTGIVDYTNYDDMKYAIRKLDDSEFRNAFTRSIVRVREYKSSRSRSRSYSRSRSRSRSNSRGRSYSRSVSRSRSKSPKAKTSRRSPARSRSRSASRSRSGSKPRSLSRSPSRSRSPVPSRQKRKSKSPKKQSPSRSRSPPSPAKSRSRSRSKSVSSR, from the exons ATGAGTCGCTCAAGCAGAACGCTATATGTTGGCAATCTTCCTGGTGACGTTCGTGAACGGGAAGTTGAAGATCTCTTCTACAAA TATGGACCAATAGCTCATATAGATTTGAAAATCCCGCCAAGACCTCCTGGCTATGCATTTGTTGAG TTTGAAGAGGCTCGTGATGCTGAAGATGCCATTCGAGGACGTGATGGCTATGATTTTGATGGGCACCGCCTGCGG GTAGAGCTTGCACATGGTGGGCGTGGGCATTCATCATCAATAGATCGGTACAGTAGCCATAGTGGTGGTCGAGGTAGTCGAGGAGGAGTGTCAAGGCGTTCTGAGTATCGTG TGTTGGTCACTGGACTACCTAGTTCTGCATCATGGCAGGACCTTAAG GATCACATGCGTCGAGCTGGGGATGTCTGTTTCTCCCAGGTTTTCCGTGATGGAAGTG GTACTACTGGAATTGTCGACTACACAAACTATGATGACATGAAATATGCA ATTAGGAAACTTGATGACTCTGAATTTCGGAATGCCTTCACTCGTTCAATTGTTCGG GTAAGAGAATATAAGTCAAGCCGGAGTCGGAGCAGGAGCTATTCTAGGAGCCGTAGCCGCAGTCGTTCTAACTCAAGAGGCAGGAGCTACAGTCGCAGCGTGTCTCGAAGCAGGAG TAAGTCCCCAAAAGCCAAGACTTCACGCCGCTCACCTGCTCGATCCCGTTCAAGATCTGCTTCTCGTTCGCGTTCAGGATCAAAGCCACGTTCTTTGTCAAG ATCTCCTTCAAGATCCAGATCTCCTGTACCATCT CGTCAGAAGCGCAAGAGTAAAAGCCCAAAAAAGCAGAGTCCTAGCCGGAGCCGTAGCCCTCCGAGTCCAGCCAAGAGCAGGAGCAGGAGCAGGAGTAAGAGTGTATCCAG